In a genomic window of Chrysemys picta bellii isolate R12L10 chromosome 1, ASM1138683v2, whole genome shotgun sequence:
- the LOC101949328 gene encoding zinc finger and SCAN domain-containing protein 2-like isoform X1, producing the protein MSYSLSTSPSGPHQMELEEEPMASGLQGSRKSEIQGDSCTASDSTMSENEEEKPNQEDLEQDGLSQPAEAHSPGWGKARPERQQRKRCIKSAHQARGSKKLKATLNQQNPPREESPYICTECGKSFKGSSTFLNHLKIHTGEKPFECPKCGKSFSRKANLVVHERIHTGERPYKCKECEKSFGRSSNLIAHRKTHMKKKSYACAACSKSFTCSSALVQHQKSHTEEKPYKCPECRKSFRLSSNFLKHQKVHVRETSSECATVCHEEQQNGGAEQVAMDQSRLILEELRRMRDNMDMLLLNQQSQLQVLQEIQKQLNVLLPGNDLINSNVYSLGLLLGQQAAAMASLPFPLLLNPSNLLPENARPFSSQVSSQSSTSEILATAQPPISQLPATPTTA; encoded by the exons ATGAGCTACAGCCTAAGCACCAGCCCCTCTGGGCCTCATCAA ATGGAGCTGGAGGAAGAGCCTATGGCTTCTGGGCTCCAGGGCTCCAGAAAAAGTGAGATCCAAGGAGactcctgcacag CAAGCGATAGCACTATGAGTGAAAATGAGGAGGAGAAACCTAATCAGGAAGATCTTGAGCAGGATGGGTTATCGCAACCAGCTGAAGCCCACAGTcctggctgggggaaagccaggcCAGAAAGGCAGCAGAGAAAGAGATGCATTAAATCCGCTCATCAAGCAAGAGGATCTAAGAAACTAAAAGCCACCCTTAATCAACAGAACCCCCCCAGGGAAGAGAGTCCCTACATATGTAcagaatgtggaaaaagcttcaAGGGGAGTTCGACCTTCTTGAACCATCtgaaaatccacacaggagaaaagcCCTTTGAATGCCCtaagtgtgggaaaagcttcagcagaAAGGCAAACCTTGTGGTACATGAgagaatccatacaggagagagaccctataaatgtaAAGAATGTGAGAAAAGCTTTGGCCGGAGCTCAAATCTAATTGCACACCGTAAAACCCACATGAAAAAGAAATCCTATGCTTGTGCTGCATGTAGCAAAAGCTTCACTTGCAGCTCAGCCCTTGTCCAGCATCAGAAAAGCCACACAGAAGAGAAACcttacaaatgtcctgaatgcaGGAAGAGCTTCCGCCTGAGCTCAAACTTCCTGAAACATCAGAAAGTCCATGTGAGAGAGACATCCAGTGAATGTGCAACAG TATGTCATGAGGAACAACAAAATGGTGGCGCAGAGCAAGTAGCTATGGACCAGTCAAGACTTATACTTGAAGAGT TGAGGAGAATGAGGGACAACATGGATATGCTTCTTCTGAATCAGCAAAGTCAGCTACAGGTCCTTCAAGAAATTCAGAAACAGCTGAATGTCCTCCTCCCAGGCAATGATCTCATTAATTCAAATGTGTACAGCTTGGGACTTCTGTTAGGACAGCAGGCAGCTGCTATGGCCTCTTTGCCTTTTCCCCTTCTTCTTAACCCCAGTAACCTTCTCCCAGAAAATGCCCGGCCTTTTTCCTCTCAGGTTTCATCCCAGTCATCTACTTCTGAAATTCTCGCTACCGCACAACCTCCAATCTCTCAACTTCCTGCTACTCCGACAACTGCCTGA
- the LOC101949328 gene encoding zinc finger and SCAN domain-containing protein 2-like isoform X2 translates to MELEEEPMASGLQGSRKSEIQGDSCTASDSTMSENEEEKPNQEDLEQDGLSQPAEAHSPGWGKARPERQQRKRCIKSAHQARGSKKLKATLNQQNPPREESPYICTECGKSFKGSSTFLNHLKIHTGEKPFECPKCGKSFSRKANLVVHERIHTGERPYKCKECEKSFGRSSNLIAHRKTHMKKKSYACAACSKSFTCSSALVQHQKSHTEEKPYKCPECRKSFRLSSNFLKHQKVHVRETSSECATVCHEEQQNGGAEQVAMDQSRLILEELRRMRDNMDMLLLNQQSQLQVLQEIQKQLNVLLPGNDLINSNVYSLGLLLGQQAAAMASLPFPLLLNPSNLLPENARPFSSQVSSQSSTSEILATAQPPISQLPATPTTA, encoded by the exons ATGGAGCTGGAGGAAGAGCCTATGGCTTCTGGGCTCCAGGGCTCCAGAAAAAGTGAGATCCAAGGAGactcctgcacag CAAGCGATAGCACTATGAGTGAAAATGAGGAGGAGAAACCTAATCAGGAAGATCTTGAGCAGGATGGGTTATCGCAACCAGCTGAAGCCCACAGTcctggctgggggaaagccaggcCAGAAAGGCAGCAGAGAAAGAGATGCATTAAATCCGCTCATCAAGCAAGAGGATCTAAGAAACTAAAAGCCACCCTTAATCAACAGAACCCCCCCAGGGAAGAGAGTCCCTACATATGTAcagaatgtggaaaaagcttcaAGGGGAGTTCGACCTTCTTGAACCATCtgaaaatccacacaggagaaaagcCCTTTGAATGCCCtaagtgtgggaaaagcttcagcagaAAGGCAAACCTTGTGGTACATGAgagaatccatacaggagagagaccctataaatgtaAAGAATGTGAGAAAAGCTTTGGCCGGAGCTCAAATCTAATTGCACACCGTAAAACCCACATGAAAAAGAAATCCTATGCTTGTGCTGCATGTAGCAAAAGCTTCACTTGCAGCTCAGCCCTTGTCCAGCATCAGAAAAGCCACACAGAAGAGAAACcttacaaatgtcctgaatgcaGGAAGAGCTTCCGCCTGAGCTCAAACTTCCTGAAACATCAGAAAGTCCATGTGAGAGAGACATCCAGTGAATGTGCAACAG TATGTCATGAGGAACAACAAAATGGTGGCGCAGAGCAAGTAGCTATGGACCAGTCAAGACTTATACTTGAAGAGT TGAGGAGAATGAGGGACAACATGGATATGCTTCTTCTGAATCAGCAAAGTCAGCTACAGGTCCTTCAAGAAATTCAGAAACAGCTGAATGTCCTCCTCCCAGGCAATGATCTCATTAATTCAAATGTGTACAGCTTGGGACTTCTGTTAGGACAGCAGGCAGCTGCTATGGCCTCTTTGCCTTTTCCCCTTCTTCTTAACCCCAGTAACCTTCTCCCAGAAAATGCCCGGCCTTTTTCCTCTCAGGTTTCATCCCAGTCATCTACTTCTGAAATTCTCGCTACCGCACAACCTCCAATCTCTCAACTTCCTGCTACTCCGACAACTGCCTGA
- the LOC122172699 gene encoding protein mono-ADP-ribosyltransferase TIPARP-like, whose amino-acid sequence MDLQNERRSPEHLASEDGAQFHIHQADGIRICDHFLLGNCPEGAGCPLHHTRYPYHWQLRRSDNKAWQSLSDSAQRHLENLYCNVNKSHAHFLDNNNSSGKLALTSLEVITSETYDKARRLSNTCDPQQNPHFPTQWAVFWKNGDKWIKYEEPIFSDLLSAFEEDKELHNFELRGKHYSVDLKRFVQHNMERGYVRHIQRRPSYRSLLSMMPYLQMIPSKASIPSCPTHDIPGEDPMDGYYGPYPAAWIPQPTVDQAFLQMEVMPSEAAYRSTCVLFHQSLPEDEVLVLAIYRIRNEDLWQRYTNRKKFMTWGRTKLEKQHLEKHLFFGTSARSVEPICKTNFSQFLPEQHSPIFGQGIYFSLRADYSNRYSRAKKGGMRYMFLAKVLVGKTVAGRAHYRRPPEQEPGGQLYDSCVNSVTKPQVYVAFDNFQCYPYFLIHYKLLSDPVVLYS is encoded by the exons ATGGATTTACAGAATGAGAGGAGGTCTCCAGAGCACTTAGCCAGTGAAGATGGGGCCCAGTTCCATATCCATCAGGCAGATGGGATCAGAATCTGTGATCACTTCCTTCTAGGAAACTGTCCTGAAGGAGCTGGCTGCCCACTCCACCACACTCGCTATCCTTACCACTGGCAGTTAAGGCGGAGCGACAACAAAGCCTGGCAGAGTTTGAGTGACTCAGCTCAGCGGCACCTGGAAAATCTTTACTGCAATGTTAACAAAAGTCATGCTCATTTTTTGGACAA CAATAATTCTTCTGGGAAACTTGCCCTGACTTCCTTGGAAGTGATAACCTCTGAGACCTATGACAAAGCGAGGCGTCTTTCCAACACCTGCGATCCACAGCAGAACCCCCATTTCCCCACACAGTGGGCAGTGTTTTGGAAAAATGGTGATAAATGGATAAAATACGAGGAG CCCATCTTCAGTGATCTCCTCTCTGCCTTTGAGGAGGACAAGGAATTGCACAACTTCGAGCTCCGGGGCAAGCACTACAGCGTGGATTTGAAGAGGTTTGTGCAACATAACATGGAACGGGGATACGTTCGCCACATCCAGCGCCGGCCTTCCTACCGATCACTCCTCAGTATGATGCCATACCTGCA GATGATACCAAGTAAAGCCAGTATACCCTCCTGTCCTACTCATGACATCCCTGGGGAAGATCCCATGGATGGTTACTATGGTCCATACCCTGCTGCTTGGATTCCACAGCCAACTGTTGATCAGGCTTTCCTGCAAATGGAGGTGATGCCATCAGAAGCTGCATACCGCTCTACTTGTGTTCTCTTCCACCAGTCTCTTCCAGAGGATGAGGTCCTGGTGCTGGCAATTTACAGGATCCGGAATGAAGATCTCTGGCAAAGATATACCAA CCGGAAAAAATTCATGACTTGGGGAAGAACAAAGCTTGAGAAACAACACCTGGAGAAGCACCTCTTCTTTGGAACCTCAGCCAGAAGTGTGGAGCCCATTTGCAAGACAAACTTCAGCCAGTTCCTCCCGGAACAGCACAGCCCTATTTTTGGCCAGGGCATTTATTTCTCATTAAGAGCAGACTATTCAAACAGATACTCCCGTGCAAAGAAAGGTGGGATGCGCTACATGTTCCTGGCCAAGGTTTTGGTGGGCAAGACTGTGGCTGGGAGAGCACATTATCGCCGGCCCCCAGAACAGGAGCCTGGTGGGCAACTCTATGACTCTTGTGTCAATAGTGTGACCAAGCCCCAGGTGTACGTGGCCTTTGACAACTTCCAGTGCTACCCCTACTTTCTTATCCACTACAAGCTCCTCTCTGACCCTGTGGTGCTGTACAGCTGA